TTTGTAACTCTAGCAATGTCAACAATTTTTTCGCTAAATTCAGTTTTTGGCTTGCTAATAACTTTTTTAACTTTTCTTCTAGCTTTGAAATTGCCCTCATTTTTGCTTTGAGACTCTTCAGTTACAACTTCCATTTCATCATCTTTTTTGATAATTTCCTTAGTTGCTTTAGCTTCTTTTTTTCAGGCTAAATTTGATTTTTCTTCTTTTTTAAAAGATGAGCTATCAAATTTTTTGTTTTTCTCTTTTTCCATTAAAATTCAATCCCTTCTGAACGCAATGCTTCTGCAAAAGCTTTAACTCGACCATGATATAGATAACCAGAACGGTCAAAAACGATTTTTGAAACATTTTTTTCTTTAATCATTTTTGCAAATTTAAGACCTAATTCATGAGCTGATTTGATGTTTCCGTGATATTCTTTTGAACCTTTTTTAGCTGTGGTGATTCCTACAATAGTAATGCTTTTACTATCATCTATTAATTGAGCAGAAAAGTTCATATGTGATCTAAAAACTGATAGTCTAGGACGCTCAGCTGTTCCAGTGATTTTAGTTCTAATTTTAAGATTTTTTGCTTTTCTAGCTTGATTTCTTGATAATTTTGCCATAACAATTTATGCTTATTTAGAAGCTTTTTTCCCTTCTTTTCTTCTCAATTTCTCGTCTTTATATTGAATACCTTTACCAGAATATACACTTGGAGGTCTAACTCCTCTAACTTTGGCAGCAAATTCACCTACAACTTGTTTGTCAATACCAGATATTATAATATTAACTGGCTTTGGAACTTCAACTTTTAAGTCTTTAGGAATAACAAGACTTACAGGATGTGAATAACCAGCTGCTAGTTCTAAATTTTGACCTTTAAGAGTTGCTTTATATCCAACCCCTTCAATTTTAAGTTCTTTTTTGAACCCTTCAGAAACACCTTTGACCATATTTGCAATTAA
The sequence above is a segment of the Mycoplasmopsis pulmonis genome. Coding sequences within it:
- the rplR gene encoding 50S ribosomal protein L18, which encodes MAKLSRNQARKAKNLKIRTKITGTAERPRLSVFRSHMNFSAQLIDDSKSITIVGITTAKKGSKEYHGNIKSAHELGLKFAKMIKEKNVSKIVFDRSGYLYHGRVKAFAEALRSEGIEF
- the rplF gene encoding 50S ribosomal protein L6 — translated: MSRVGKRIIQIPSGTEVKIDGSFFEVKGKLGSLSRLFSPFVNIKHENNQISVERLNELKPTKQLHGTTNALIANMVKGVSEGFKKELKIEGVGYKATLKGQNLELAAGYSHPVSLVIPKDLKVEVPKPVNIIISGIDKQVVGEFAAKVRGVRPPSVYSGKGIQYKDEKLRRKEGKKASK